The DNA region CATCACTGTTAGCTCAAGTATTGTTTCAAATGCTGTTGAATTTATTGGTTTTTCCTTTTTTGGCAATCTGGGTGACGTATTTTTATATGGAGTGGAAAGAGAAATATCAGCTGGCCTAGTCAGGATGGTGAAAAAATGTGTGGAACTTGATAAATATGAAACTGAAAAATGAAGAAGGTTCGTCCACGATAGAGTTCCTCGGGATTCTTCCTTTTATTTTGATTGTCATCATGATCGCCTGGCAGCTGATTGTAACGGTCCAGGCAATCGTCGTCACGCAGTCTGCTGCGAATGAAGCGGCAAAGGTCTACTCTATAACGGACAATCCGGTGGAGGCTGAGCAGGCAGCCCGGAAGATTGTCAATACCGGGGGATCTTATTTGAAGTTTGAGAGTGCAACCGGATTGTTCGATAAAGATTTCACCACTACGGTCAACGTAAACATCGATTTGGTTTTTATTCCGAAAAGCATCTTTTCAAATCATCAGGCACCATCGATTTCCTACTCTTCTAAGGCAAGCGGCAAGGTGATTAAGAATGAAAGCTAGAATCAGTGCCTGCCTCAAGGAAGAACGGGGAAATGCAGCATTATTCATGATTGGGATGCTGGGTATCATGATGGTGCTATTCGTCTTTGTATTCAATCTGACGAAAGTGTTCGCTGTAAAGGAAGAAGCCCAGACTACGACCCAGCAAGCAAGTTTGGCAGCAACTGCAGTGCTGTACGGTGGCCTGGATGAAGCGATTAAAGATTACGAGACAACGTTGATTGGAACTGTTGATTCTCTTCCAGAATCGATCGAAATGAAAATCGATAAGAAAAAGGTCGAGCTGCAGTCAGATTCCAGCTACAGTGATTACTCAAACAATGAAATATCCCTGGAAGCGATGGATATTGTACTGACAGATGAATTGAGGCATGGAATCGGTAATAAAAAGCTGGACGAAGTATTGGAACAGCACATAAGAAATGAGATTCTGCCGGAAATGATGAAACAAGCTCGCCAAACAATCCTGGATAACCACGGAAAACTGACTGGTGCGCAGCTTGTCATTGAAAATGGTCAAGTATATGTCCGGGCTTCGAATAAAGTGAGTGGGACTTCCATCAAAGGATTTTTTCACAATTTAACAGGAGACCTCTTTCAAACCTCAGGAGGTCCAAAAGTGGACTTTATGGAAGAGCTCGATTATTTTCCACATGAAATTGTTCGATCACTAGACTATTAGCTGGGAGATGAAGGAATGTCTAAAAAAGAAAAGCGTTGGAGACGATTCTATCTGATTATGATGATATTCATCTATGCAATCTTCGTACCTGTTTCCATTTTAGAATGGCTTGGCGGCGACGGGAGTCTTCCTATAACGGCAGTCGTTGTCGGGGGAGCATTGCCTGCCATCAGAAAAAATCACCTTCAGCAAATTCAGGCAAAAGAAAACCCTGGAGCTTAAGATACAATGCCTGCCTTTCGAATTGGAAAGTGCAGGTTTTTTATTTAGTTCATAACGAATAAACAAAAATGGGCGAGCTAAGCAGGATAGTCTCGATTAATAGAAATGAGTCATCCACACAAAGAAAGGTGGAATTGCAATTGAGTACAGGAGTAATAGAAAAAGCAGCCACTGCCCCAAAAGGGATGCTTGAGATAAAAGAAAAATACACCTATTCAGTAGAATTTAATCATAAAGTCTACTTTTATTTCCTCTATAAAAATATTATTACACGAAAGGGAACAGGAGCATTTGTTATAGAAGAAAACGGCGAAATGCCGGATCGGCAGACAGCGATTGCGGTTGCATTCCGACCAGAAATAATCAACTCTATCATTAGATTTGCAAGGACGGGGTTAACGGAAAACATACAGCGCTCCCCTGGTTTTTTGATCAAAACTTCAGATGCAATCAAACCGGTGGTGGAGAGAAGCAGC from Falsibacillus pallidus includes:
- a CDS encoding TadE family protein; this encodes MWNLINMKLKNEEGSSTIEFLGILPFILIVIMIAWQLIVTVQAIVVTQSAANEAAKVYSITDNPVEAEQAARKIVNTGGSYLKFESATGLFDKDFTTTVNVNIDLVFIPKSIFSNHQAPSISYSSKASGKVIKNES
- a CDS encoding Tad domain-containing protein, producing MKARISACLKEERGNAALFMIGMLGIMMVLFVFVFNLTKVFAVKEEAQTTTQQASLAATAVLYGGLDEAIKDYETTLIGTVDSLPESIEMKIDKKKVELQSDSSYSDYSNNEISLEAMDIVLTDELRHGIGNKKLDEVLEQHIRNEILPEMMKQARQTILDNHGKLTGAQLVIENGQVYVRASNKVSGTSIKGFFHNLTGDLFQTSGGPKVDFMEELDYFPHEIVRSLDY